TATTAGTTTCCGCCCCCTGAGTAACCTGAAGGGCTACTCCATATATACCAGCATCACTATATGTATGGACAGGATCCTCAGAAGTGGATGTTCCACCATCCCCAAAATTCCAACTCCAGGCAGTTATGGGCCCATCAACATCGGAAGATTGGTCAGTGAAAGTTACTTCAAGACCGTCTATAGTATAGGTGAAGTTAGCAACAGGAGTAGCCATTACAGATTAGTTGTCGGGGTTTGGGTTATTCTTCTTCTTCCTCTTCTTCTTCCTCTTCTTCCTCTTCCTCTTCTTCTACATCGAAATCATTAATGAA
The nucleotide sequence above comes from Candidatus Dependentiae bacterium. Encoded proteins:
- a CDS encoding PKD domain-containing protein, with protein sequence MATPVANFTYTIDGLEVTFTDQSSDVDGPITAWSWNFGDGGTSTSEDPVHTYSDAGIYGVALQVTQGAETN